Proteins found in one Takifugu rubripes chromosome 17, fTakRub1.2, whole genome shotgun sequence genomic segment:
- the LOC101073339 gene encoding homeobox protein Nkx-2.5-like — protein MLLSGLHFLGAVDPELGDMMLQSPLTSTPFSVKDILKLEQQQQQQHQSATLELQHRPHIQLTGSPSSQQQQQSFQTPPSCMLVQRDSPSFSEGEDNLAYLSALAVREEDRAEPSLSPDMYVHPGLEGAKLDPTELEEQESKSCGLVSREEAAEGAQGDPDRPAQKQRSRRRPRVLFSQAQVFELERRFKQQRYLSAPEREHLATTLKLTSNQVKIWFQNRRYKCKRQRQDKSLEAAGQHHPPPPRRVAVPVLVRDGKPCLGGAQSYTAAPYGSNPYGYNGYSAYTYNSPAYNSNYSCTYSSIPALPPSSTSSAFMNMNLSNMSSLSGSPQPQPHQGPAVSPCQGSLQGIRAW, from the exons ATGTTACTCAGCGGGCTCCATTTCCTCGGTGCTGTAGATCCGGAGCTGGGTGACATGATGCTGCAGAGCCCGCTCACCTCCACGCCGTTTTCTGTGAAGGATATCctgaagctggagcagcagcagcagcagcagcatcagtccgCCACCCTGGAGCTCCAGCACCGACCCCACATCCAGCTTACCGGCTCTCCTtcttcccagcagcagcagcagtctttCCAGACTCCGCCGTCCTGCATGCTGGTGCAACGGGACAGCCCCTCATTCTCGGAGGGAGAAGACAACCTGGCGTACTTAAGCGCGCTGGCGGTGCGGGAAGAGGACCGCGCGGAGCCCAGCCTGTCCCCGGACATGTATGTCCATCCCGGTCTAGAGGGAGCCAAGCTGGACCCCaccgagctggaggagcaggagagca AGAGCTGTGGTCTTGTGTCCCGGGAGGAGGCAGCGGAGGGCGCGCAGGGCGACCCGGATCGACCAGCGCAGAAGCAGCGGAGCCGGCGGAGACCCCGGGTCCTCTTTTCCCAGGCTCAGGTCTTCGAGCTGGAGCGACGCTTCAAGCAGCAGCGCTACCTGTCCGCGCCTGAGCGCGAGCACCTGGCGACCACCCTCAAACTCACCTCCAACCAGGTgaagatctggttccagaaccgccGCTACAAATGCAAACGGCAACGACAGGACAAATCCCTGGAGGCGGCGGGCCAGCACCACCCGCCTCCTCCGCGGCGCGTCGCCGTCCCGGTCCTGGTCCGGGACGGGAAGCCGTGTCTGGGCGGGGCGCAGAGCTACACGGCGGCTCCGTACGGTTCCAACCCGTACGGTTACAACGGATACTCGGCATACACATACAACAGCCCGGCctacaacagcaactacagctgCACGTACAGCAGCATTCCCGCGCTGCCCCCCTCCAGCACGTCCAGCGCCTTCATGAACATGAACTTGAGCAACATGAGCAGTCTCAGCGGCTCCCCGCAACCGCAGCCGCACCAGGGACCAGCGGTGTCTCCCTGCCAGGGCTCCCTGCAGGGCATCCGGGCCTGGTAG